The Methylobacterium sp. PvR107 genome contains a region encoding:
- a CDS encoding molybdopterin-dependent oxidoreductase, with protein MHGLERPTNRRLLLGGLGLGSLAAAMPAWAAGSVKLPLPGGPDVRDLTTAFPGKGEMILQRTHPPLLETPFAVFDEGVFTPNDRFYVRWHWASIPTEVDAGTFRLKVHGHVEKELSLSLDAIAGLPRFEIAAVNQCSGNSRGLFEPRVPGAQWANGSMGNARWTGVRLKDVLEKAGVKAGAVQVRFSGLDEPVVDDAPDFKKSLDLDHANDGEVMIAYAMNGEQLPLLNGFPLRLVVPGWYSTYWVKMLSEIEVLDKPDDQYWMKTAYRIPDVPGANIKPGQTGFKTVPINKMVPRSFVTNLQDGAKVTAGAPVALRGIAFGGDCGVKAVDFSGDGGATWFPAQLGADEGPYSFRRFEGSLPALAAGTHTVKVRCTNTNGVAQPTDRVWNGAGFMQNGIETVSFQAA; from the coding sequence ATGCACGGATTGGAAAGACCGACGAACCGCCGCCTCCTGTTGGGCGGGCTCGGGCTCGGCAGCCTTGCCGCCGCGATGCCGGCCTGGGCCGCGGGCTCGGTGAAGCTGCCGCTACCCGGCGGCCCGGATGTGCGGGATCTCACGACGGCCTTTCCCGGCAAGGGCGAGATGATCCTCCAGCGAACCCATCCGCCGCTGCTGGAGACGCCGTTTGCGGTGTTCGATGAGGGCGTGTTCACCCCCAACGACCGCTTCTACGTGCGCTGGCACTGGGCCTCGATCCCAACCGAGGTTGATGCCGGCACCTTCCGTCTCAAGGTCCACGGTCATGTCGAGAAGGAGCTCTCGCTCTCCCTCGATGCCATCGCCGGCCTGCCGCGCTTCGAGATCGCCGCGGTCAACCAGTGCTCGGGCAACTCCCGCGGGCTGTTCGAGCCGCGGGTTCCCGGCGCGCAATGGGCCAACGGCTCGATGGGAAACGCCCGCTGGACCGGGGTGCGCCTCAAGGACGTGCTCGAAAAGGCCGGGGTGAAGGCCGGTGCCGTGCAGGTGCGCTTCAGCGGCCTCGATGAGCCGGTCGTGGACGACGCGCCGGACTTCAAGAAGTCGCTCGATCTCGACCACGCCAACGACGGTGAGGTGATGATCGCCTACGCGATGAACGGCGAGCAATTGCCGCTTCTCAACGGCTTCCCGCTTCGCCTCGTGGTGCCGGGCTGGTACTCGACCTACTGGGTCAAGATGTTGTCGGAGATCGAGGTGCTGGACAAGCCCGACGACCAGTACTGGATGAAGACCGCCTACCGCATCCCGGACGTGCCGGGCGCCAACATCAAGCCCGGCCAGACCGGCTTCAAGACGGTGCCGATCAACAAGATGGTACCGCGCTCGTTCGTCACCAACCTGCAGGATGGCGCCAAGGTGACGGCCGGCGCGCCGGTGGCGTTGCGCGGCATCGCTTTCGGCGGCGATTGCGGGGTGAAGGCGGTCGACTTCTCCGGCGACGGCGGCGCGACGTGGTTTCCAGCACAGCTCGGCGCGGACGAGGGCCCCTACAGCTTCCGCCGCTTCGAGGGCAGCCTGCCGGCGTTGGCCGCCGGCACCCACACGGTGAAGGTCCGCTGCACCAACACCAACGGCGTCGCGCAGCCCACGGACCGGGTCTGGAACGGGGCCGGCTTCATGCAGAACGGTATAGAAACCGTGTCCTTCCAGGCCGCTTGA